One genomic window of Misgurnus anguillicaudatus chromosome 12, ASM2758022v2, whole genome shotgun sequence includes the following:
- the denr gene encoding density-regulated protein, producing the protein MATTENAELGSPDIKVDRSNPDAKYPLKVLYCGVCSLPVEYCEYMPEPAKCKQWLEKNFPAVFAKLTLGTAPRQETGGGGGVVGGGASEVPHVGEEEEKKKQKRGGRGQIKQKKKTVPQKVTIAKIPRAKKKYVTRVCGLATFDIELKEAQRFFAQKFSCGASVTADDEIIIQGDFTDDIIDVIQEKWPEVDDDSIDDLGEVKK; encoded by the exons ATGGCTACTACTGAGAATGCAGAATTGGGTTCACCAGACATTAAAGTGGATCGGTCCAACCCAGATGCAAAGTATCCACTGAAGGTGCTTTACTGTGGAG TGTGCTCCCTGCCAGTGGAG TATTGTGAGTACATGCCTGAGCCAGCCAAATGCAAACAGTGGCTTGAGAAAAACTTTCCCGCAGTGTTTGCTAAACTGACTCTTG GTACAGCACCCAGGCAAGAaacaggaggaggaggaggagtaGTAGGAGGTGGTGCCAGTGAGGTGCCTCATGTCggagaggaagaggagaagAAGAAGCAGAAAAGAG GAGGAAGAGGTCAAATCAAACAGAAAAAGAAGACTGTTCCTCAGAAAGTCACGATAGCAAAAATCCCAAGAGCTAAAAAGAAATACGTCACAAGGGTGTGTGGTCTGGCCACTTTCG ACATCGAGCTTAAAGAGGCTCAGAGGTTCTTTGCTCAGAAATTCTCCTGCGGTGCCTCAGTTACAGCAGACGATGAAATCATCATTCAGGGAGACTTTACAGACGACATCATCGATGTCATTCAGGAGAAGTGGCCTGAG GTGGATGACGATAGCATTGATGATCTTGGAGAGGTCAAAAAGTGA
- the LOC129446499 gene encoding hydroxycarboxylic acid receptor 1-like, producing the protein MCMLTTPLFACEQTSLGSSLGGIVVIYRTNVKWRKDLSLVWLYGAITTMNNSSMCCTYDTPTLDQVLPPIMFTEFILGLVGNFLALMMFFCNRDTWKPNSIYLAHLALADALVLFCLPFRADYYRRGKDWVYGDAFCRILLFLLAANRAAGIFFLTAVAVDRYLKIVHPLNSINRMGLRYASWVSIALWGLIIAMSVYLLMDPHFYFQGNSTQCESFNVCFGNNVRFNWHNAFYVIQFFVPTCIVSYCTTCITWQLKNKTLDRRGKIKRAVQFILAVALVFIICFFPSNIARIAMFILKLWYSECQDFREVNEAFKTSVCFTYFNSVLNPIVYYFSSPAHSETFKKLYLKLQGKTTEDDEDEMNNNSPLTISSTASLKT; encoded by the coding sequence ATGTGCATGCTAACAACTCCACTATTTGCATGTGAACAAACATCTTTAGGAAGCAGCCTCGGGGGAATCGTTGTAATATACCGCACCAATGTGAAATGGAGAAAAGATCTTAGTCTTGTCTGGTTGTACGGCGCCATCACAACCATGAACAATTCCTCAATGTGCTGCACTTACGATACACCCACGTTGGATCAAGTTTTACCTCCGATTATGTTTACGGAGTTCATTTTGGGCCTTGTTGGGAACTTTCTCGCCCTCATGATGTTCTTCTGCAACAGGGACACCTGGAAACCCAATTCTATTTATCTAGCCCACCTGGCTTTGGCGGACGCGCTCGTCCTTTTTTGCCTTCCTTTTAGGGCTGACTACTACCGCAGAGGCAAGGACTGGGTGTACGGAGACGCTTTCTGTCGTATTTTGCTGTTTCTCTTGGCCGCCAACAGGGCTGCTGGCATATTCTTCCTTACTGCTGTCGCCGTGGACCGTTATCTGAAGATCGTCCACCCTCTCAACAGCATCAATCGAATGGGTCTGCGTTACGCCTCGTGGGTCTCTATTGCCCTGTGGGGTCTTATCATAGCCATGAGCGTCTACCTGTTAATGGAcccacatttttattttcagggCAACAGCACCCAGTGTGAAAGTTTCAATGTCTGCTTTGGGAATAATGTACGATTCAACTGGCACAATGCATTTTACGTTATTCAATTCTTTGTGCCAACGTGCATCGTTTCCTACTGCACAACCTGCATTACGTGGCAGTTGAAGAATAAGACATTGGACAGACGGGGTAAAATCAAGAGGGCCGTCCAGTTTATTTTAGCAGTGGCTTTggttttcatcatatgtttctTTCCCAGCAACATTGCACGTATTGCCATGTTCATCCTGAAGCTCTGGTATAGCGAATGCCAAGATTTCCGTGAAGTGAACGAGGCTTTTAAAACCTCTGTCTGCTTCACGTACTTCAACAGCGTTCTCAATCCCATAGTTTACTACTTTTCCAGCCCTGCACACAGTGAAACTTTcaagaaattatatttgaaaCTTCAAGGAAAGACGACAGAAGACGACGAGGATGAGATGAACAATAATAGTCCTCTTACAATATCATCTACTGCCTCTTTGAAAACTTAA